Proteins from a single region of Apium graveolens cultivar Ventura chromosome 7, ASM990537v1, whole genome shotgun sequence:
- the LOC141670946 gene encoding ABC transporter C family member 3-like isoform X2, giving the protein MGMLMNHLLSLFDDDDSLLQPMLLHGFSGLLHLVFLFVILVSWVCNMFRTDDDSDHSHKQWLVKNITSSLPYYRHAFFSSLLLALLNIVLCILDKFYWYTNWSDLMILVLFDSVSKALSWLAIAVYMYAQVPNLLDVKYPLLIRVWWCFFFSISCYCLVLDYVYYHTSQPLPLQFVMSDALYVVIGFFLCFVGCCRKNERDENGNSQEPLLDADFSRLSNGEECKKSGKAETGAETVTPYASASIFSILTFSWIGSLVALGYRKPLDLEDVPQVASVDSVKGAFPLLRDKLGYGRGGGSSVTTLKLAKALFYAMWKEILLTAFFAMINTVASYVGPYLIDTFVQYLNGPRDLKEGYFLVFAFVVSKLIECLTQRHWFFKVQQIGTRGKAALIALIYHKGLTLSCQSKQGNTSGEIINIMTVDAERIGVFGWYMHDLWLVILQVGLAMAILYKNLGLASIATLVTTVIVMLVNIPLGKLQENFQTRLMKSKDHRMKATSEILKNMRILKLQGWEMRFLSKIVDLRNIEAGWLKKFVYTNSIVTFVFWGTPTFVAVVTFCACMFLGIPLESGKVLSALATFRILQEPIYNLPDTISVMVQTKVSLDRIASFLCLEDLQTDIIEMFERGSSNIAVEIVSGIFSWDVCSPNPTLKDINLRVSHGMRVAVCGMVGSGKSSLLSCILGEVPKISGVIKMSGTKAYVAQTPWIQSGTIVDNILFGKEMDRVWYEKVLEACCLKPDLEILSFGDQTVIGERGINLSGGQKQRIQIARALYQDADIYLFDDPFSAVDAHTGSKLFKECLLGLLESKTVIYVTHQVEFLPAADLILVMKDGRITQSGKYVKLLDSGNDFIELVGAHKTALSALDSVDAGPASKSSYLGENSSTGSFEASEQTVDVQSAEPPDEIVGSKGQLVNEEEREKGRVGFLVYWKYVTTAYRGALIPVILLSQVLFQVLQIGSNYWMAWATPVSRSVAAPVKVSTLIIVYVALAIGSSFCILGRSLSLAIAGYKTATLLFYKMHACIFRAPMSFFDSTPSGRIINRASTDQSTIDLDMPNQVGTFAFSVIQLLGIIAVMSQVAWQVFLIFVPVIAICIWLQQYYLPSARELARLVGVRQAPVIQHFSETISGSTTIRSFDQESRFRETNMKLIDGSSRPKFHSFSVREWLTFRLDILSSLTFAFSLVFLISVPHGTIDPSIAGLAVTYGLNLNQLQAWVIWSLCNLENKIISVERMFQYTSIPSEPPLILESNRPADHWPLYGKVDVYNLQVRYAPHMPLVLRGLTCTFEGGRKTGIVGRTGSGKSTLIQTIFRIVEPAAGTISIDGTLRSNLDPLGDYTDEQIWEVLNKCQLGDEASKKEGKLDSTVSENGENWSVGQRQLVCLGRVLLKKSKVLVLDEATASVDTTTDNMIQQTLREHFSDSTVLTIAHRITSVLDSDMVLVLSNGLLEEYDSPTKLLMNKTSSFAKLVAEYSVRSNSSLEITGG; this is encoded by the exons ATGGGTATGTTGATGAATCACTTACTTTCTTtgtttgatgatgatgattctttACTTCAACCCATGTTGTTGCATGGATTTTCTGGTTTATTACACTTGGTGTTTTTGTTTGTTATACTGGTATCATGGGTTTGCAACATGTTTAGGACAGATGATGATTCTGATCATAGTCATAAGCAATGGTTAGTTAAAAATATTACCAGCAGCTTACCTTATTATAGGCATGCCTTTTTTAGTAGTTTGCTTCTTGCTCTTCTTAACATTGTTCTATGTATATTGGATAAATTTTATTGGTATACAAACTGGTCTGATTTGATGATACTAGTGCTTTTTGATTCAGTTAGTAAAGCACTTTCTTGGTTAGCTATTGCAGTTTATATGTATGCCCAAGTGCCGAACTTACTAGATGTTAAGTACCCTTTGTTGATAAGGGTGTGGTGGTGTTTTTTCTTTTCGATATCTTGTTATTGTCTTGTCCTAGACTATGTATACTACCATACAAGCCAGCCTTTACCACTTCAGTTTGTCATGTCAGATGCCTTGTATGTAGTTATAGGGTTTTTTCTCTGTTTTGTCGGGTGTTGTAGAAAAAATGAACGGGATGAAAATGGTAATTCACAAGAACCCCTTTTAGATGCTGATTTTAGTAGGTTAAGTAATGGTGAAGAGTGTAAAAAGTCTGGAAAGGCTGAAACCGGGGCTGAAACTGTGACCCCTTATGCAAGTGCTAGTATATTCAGTATCCTTACTTTCTCTTGGATTGGTTCTTTAGTTGCCTTGGGATATAGAAAACCGTTAGACCTTGAGGATGTTCCTCAGGTTGCAAGTGTTGATAGTGTCAAAGGTGCCTTTCCGCTTTTAAGAGACAAGTTAGGTTATGGTCGTGGGGGTGGTAGTAGTGTGACCACGCTTAAGCTGGCGAAAGCACTATTTTATGCCATGTGGAAAGAAATTCTATTGACAGCATTTTTCGCAATGATCAACACGGTGGCTTCTTATGTTGGTCCTTACCTCATTGATACATTTGTTCAATACCTAAATGGACCCCGGGACTTGAAAGAAGGGTACTTTTTAGTTTTTGCGTTTGTCGTTTCAAAGCTTATCGAGTGTTTGACACAAAGGCATTGGTTCTTTAAGGTGCAGCAGATTGGAACCAGGGGCAAGGCAGCTCTTATTGCATTGATCTATCACAAGGGATTGACCCTTTCATGTCAATCAAAGCAGGGAAATACCAGTGGGGAGATAATAAATATAATGACAGTAGATGCTGAGAGGATTGGTGTATTTGGCTGGTATATGCATGATTTATGGTTAGTCATCCTTCAAGTTGGTTTAGCAATGGCAATCTTATATAAAAATTTGGGGCTTGCTTCCATAGCTACATTGGTCACAACTGTTATTGTGATGTTGGTAAACATACCGTTGGGGAAGTTGCAGGAGAATTTTCAAACTAGACTAATGAAATCTAAAGATCATAGAATGAAGGCAACGTCTGAAATATTAAAAAACATGAGGATTCTAAAGCTTCAGGGCTGGGAAATGAGATTTTTGTCAAAAATTGTGGATCTTAGAAATATTGAGGCAGGGTGGTTGAAGAAGTTTGTTTACACTAATTCCATAGTTACTTTTGTTTTTTGGGGTACTCCGACGTTTGTGGCTGTGGTAACGTTTTGTGCATGTATGTTTCTCGGGATCCCACTTGAATCTGGAAAGGTATTGTCTGCTCTTGCAACTTTTAGAATACTTCAGGAGCCTATTTATAATCTTCCAGATACAATATCAGTGATGGTTCAAACTAAAGTTTCACTAGACAGAATTGCGTCATTTCTTTGTCTGGAAGACCTGCAGACGGACATTATAGAGATGTTTGAAAGAGGCAGCTCAAATATTGCAGTTGAGATAGTAAGTGGAATTTTTTCTTGGGATGTATGCTCTCCCAATCCAACATTGAAAGATATCAATTTAAGAGTGTCTCATGGCATGAGGGTTGCTGTCTGTGGTATGGTCGGCTCAGGAAAGTCAAGTTTACTGTCCTGTATCCTAGGGGAAGTGCCAAAGATTTCAGGTGTCATTAAGATGAGTGGAACGAAGGCATATGTTGCTCAGACGCCTTGGATACAGAGTGGAACAATCGTGGACAATATACTGTTCGGAAAGGAGATGGACAGAGTATGGTATGAGAAGGTCCTCGAAGCATGCTGCCTGAAGCCTGATCTTGAAATTCTTTCCTTTGGAGATCAGACAGTAATAGGTGAGAGGGGAATTAATTTAAGTGGGGGACAGAAGCAGAGAATACAAATTGCTCGTGCTCTTTACCAAGATGCAGATATATATCTGTTTGATGATCCATTTAGCGCTGTGGATGCTCATACAGGATCTAAGCTATTCAAG GAGTGCTTACTGGGCCTTTTGGAGTCGAAGACAGTGATTTATGTAACTCATCAAGTTGAGTTTCTACCTGCTGCAGACCTCATCCTG GTTATGAAAGATGGCCGGATTACACAATCCGGAAAATATGTCAAATTACTTGATTCAGGGAATGACTTTATTGAACTTGTGGGTGCACATAAGACAGCTTTATCTGCACTCGACTCTGTAGATGCTGGGCCAGCTTCTAAATCTTCTTATCTCGGTGAGAATAGCAGTACAGGGAGTTTTGAGGCCTCGGAACAGACTGTAGATGTTCAGAGCGCTGAACCACCGGATGAAATAGTAGGATCGAAAGGACAGCTTGTTAATGAAGAAGAAAGGGAGAAAGGGAGAGTGGGTTTCTTAGTCTACTGGAAATATGTGACAACAGCATATCGGGGTGCACTCATACCCGTTATTTTGTTGTCACAAGTTCTTTTTCAAGTACTTCAGATTGGAAGCAATTACTGGATGGCCTGGGCAACTCCTGTGTCAAGGAGTGTGGCTGCTCCAGTTAAAGTTTCTACATTAATAATAGTTTATGTAGCCTTGGCAATTGGAAGTTCTTTTTGCATACTTGGAAGATCCCTATCTCTTGCAATCGCTGGATACAAGACAGCTACACTGCTCTTCTACAAAATGCATGCTTGCATTTTTCGTGCTCCAATGTCTTTCTTTGATTCTACTCCAAGTGGACGCATCATAAATAGA GCATCTACAGACCAGAGCACAATTGATTTGGACATGCCCAATCAAGTTGGTACTTTCGCCTTTTCAGTTATACAACTTCTTGGGATTATTGCAGTAATGTCGCAGGTGGCATGGCAGGTCTTCCTAATTTTCGTTCCCGTTATTGCAATTTGCATTTGGTTACAG CAATATTATCTACCTTCAGCACGTGAGCTGGCCCGTTTAGTTGGAGTGCGTCAAGCTCCAGTTATACAACATTTTTCTGAAACAATCTCAGGATCAACCACGATTAGGAGTTTTGATCAAGAAAGCAGATTCCGGGAAACAAATATGAAACTAATCGATGGAAGCTCCAGGCCAAAGTTTCACAGTTTTAGTGTAAGGGAGTGGCTGACCTTTCGCTTGGATATATTGTCTTCTCTAACATTTGCATTCTCGTTGGTTTTCCTGATCTCTGTTCCTCATGGAACAATAGACCCAA GCATAGCAGGCTTAGCAGTTACTTATGGCCTCAACCTAAACCAGTTACAAGCTTGGGTAATATGGAGCCTCTGTAATCTCGAGAATAAAATCATATCAGTTGAAAGGATGTTCCAATACACTTCCATCCCAAGTGAGCCTCCTCTTATCTTAGAATCAAATAGGCCAGCTGATCACTGGCCATTGTATGGTAAAGTTGATGTCTACAACCTACAg GTTCGATATGCTCCTCATATGCCCCTCGTTTTGAGAGGTCTTACTTGCACCTTTGAAGGAGGGAGAAAGACTGGAATTGTAGGTAGAACCGGAAGTGGTAAATCGACCCTTATACAAACCATATTTCGCATTGTGGAGCCAGCAGCAGGAACAATATCAATTGATG GGACACTCCGGAGCAACCTGGATCCTCTTGGAGACTATACCGATGAACAAATTTGGGAG GTTCTCAACAAGTGCCAATTAGGAGATGAAGCAAGCAAGAAGGAAGGCAAGCTTGACTCAACAG TTTCGGAAAATGGGGAGAATTGGAGTGTAGGTCAGAGGCAGTTGGTATGTCTTGGTCGAGTTCTACTTAAGAAAAGCAAAGTATTAGTTCTTGATGAGGCTACTGCATCGGTTGATACAACTACTGATAATATGATTCAGCAAACCCTGAGGGAACACTTCTCAGATTCTACAGTCTTAACTATAGCACATAGAATAACATCGGTGCTTGATAGTGATATGGTCCTTGTGTTAAGTAATG GGCTCCTTGAAGAATACGATTCCCCTACAAAATTGCTGATGAATAAAACATCTTCATTTGCTAAGCTTGTAGCTGAGTACAGTGTAAGATCTAATTCAAGCTTAGAAATTACAGGTGGATGA
- the LOC141670946 gene encoding ABC transporter C family member 3-like isoform X1, whose protein sequence is MGMLMNHLLSLFDDDDSLLQPMLLHGFSGLLHLVFLFVILVSWVCNMFRTDDDSDHSHKQWLVKNITSSLPYYRHAFFSSLLLALLNIVLCILDKFYWYTNWSDLMILVLFDSVSKALSWLAIAVYMYAQVPNLLDVKYPLLIRVWWCFFFSISCYCLVLDYVYYHTSQPLPLQFVMSDALYVVIGFFLCFVGCCRKNERDENGNSQEPLLDADFSRLSNGEECKKSGKAETGAETVTPYASASIFSILTFSWIGSLVALGYRKPLDLEDVPQVASVDSVKGAFPLLRDKLGYGRGGGSSVTTLKLAKALFYAMWKEILLTAFFAMINTVASYVGPYLIDTFVQYLNGPRDLKEGYFLVFAFVVSKLIECLTQRHWFFKVQQIGTRGKAALIALIYHKGLTLSCQSKQGNTSGEIINIMTVDAERIGVFGWYMHDLWLVILQVGLAMAILYKNLGLASIATLVTTVIVMLVNIPLGKLQENFQTRLMKSKDHRMKATSEILKNMRILKLQGWEMRFLSKIVDLRNIEAGWLKKFVYTNSIVTFVFWGTPTFVAVVTFCACMFLGIPLESGKVLSALATFRILQEPIYNLPDTISVMVQTKVSLDRIASFLCLEDLQTDIIEMFERGSSNIAVEIVSGIFSWDVCSPNPTLKDINLRVSHGMRVAVCGMVGSGKSSLLSCILGEVPKISGVIKMSGTKAYVAQTPWIQSGTIVDNILFGKEMDRVWYEKVLEACCLKPDLEILSFGDQTVIGERGINLSGGQKQRIQIARALYQDADIYLFDDPFSAVDAHTGSKLFKECLLGLLESKTVIYVTHQVEFLPAADLILVMKDGRITQSGKYVKLLDSGNDFIELVGAHKTALSALDSVDAGPASKSSYLGENSSTGSFEASEQTVDVQSAEPPDEIVGSKGQLVNEEEREKGRVGFLVYWKYVTTAYRGALIPVILLSQVLFQVLQIGSNYWMAWATPVSRSVAAPVKVSTLIIVYVALAIGSSFCILGRSLSLAIAGYKTATLLFYKMHACIFRAPMSFFDSTPSGRIINRASTDQSTIDLDMPNQVGTFAFSVIQLLGIIAVMSQVAWQVFLIFVPVIAICIWLQQYYLPSARELARLVGVRQAPVIQHFSETISGSTTIRSFDQESRFRETNMKLIDGSSRPKFHSFSVREWLTFRLDILSSLTFAFSLVFLISVPHGTIDPSIAGLAVTYGLNLNQLQAWVIWSLCNLENKIISVERMFQYTSIPSEPPLILESNRPADHWPLYGKVDVYNLQVRYAPHMPLVLRGLTCTFEGGRKTGIVGRTGSGKSTLIQTIFRIVEPAAGTISIDGTNICLIGLHDLRSRLSIIPQDPTMFEGTLRSNLDPLGDYTDEQIWEVLNKCQLGDEASKKEGKLDSTVSENGENWSVGQRQLVCLGRVLLKKSKVLVLDEATASVDTTTDNMIQQTLREHFSDSTVLTIAHRITSVLDSDMVLVLSNGLLEEYDSPTKLLMNKTSSFAKLVAEYSVRSNSSLEITGG, encoded by the exons ATGGGTATGTTGATGAATCACTTACTTTCTTtgtttgatgatgatgattctttACTTCAACCCATGTTGTTGCATGGATTTTCTGGTTTATTACACTTGGTGTTTTTGTTTGTTATACTGGTATCATGGGTTTGCAACATGTTTAGGACAGATGATGATTCTGATCATAGTCATAAGCAATGGTTAGTTAAAAATATTACCAGCAGCTTACCTTATTATAGGCATGCCTTTTTTAGTAGTTTGCTTCTTGCTCTTCTTAACATTGTTCTATGTATATTGGATAAATTTTATTGGTATACAAACTGGTCTGATTTGATGATACTAGTGCTTTTTGATTCAGTTAGTAAAGCACTTTCTTGGTTAGCTATTGCAGTTTATATGTATGCCCAAGTGCCGAACTTACTAGATGTTAAGTACCCTTTGTTGATAAGGGTGTGGTGGTGTTTTTTCTTTTCGATATCTTGTTATTGTCTTGTCCTAGACTATGTATACTACCATACAAGCCAGCCTTTACCACTTCAGTTTGTCATGTCAGATGCCTTGTATGTAGTTATAGGGTTTTTTCTCTGTTTTGTCGGGTGTTGTAGAAAAAATGAACGGGATGAAAATGGTAATTCACAAGAACCCCTTTTAGATGCTGATTTTAGTAGGTTAAGTAATGGTGAAGAGTGTAAAAAGTCTGGAAAGGCTGAAACCGGGGCTGAAACTGTGACCCCTTATGCAAGTGCTAGTATATTCAGTATCCTTACTTTCTCTTGGATTGGTTCTTTAGTTGCCTTGGGATATAGAAAACCGTTAGACCTTGAGGATGTTCCTCAGGTTGCAAGTGTTGATAGTGTCAAAGGTGCCTTTCCGCTTTTAAGAGACAAGTTAGGTTATGGTCGTGGGGGTGGTAGTAGTGTGACCACGCTTAAGCTGGCGAAAGCACTATTTTATGCCATGTGGAAAGAAATTCTATTGACAGCATTTTTCGCAATGATCAACACGGTGGCTTCTTATGTTGGTCCTTACCTCATTGATACATTTGTTCAATACCTAAATGGACCCCGGGACTTGAAAGAAGGGTACTTTTTAGTTTTTGCGTTTGTCGTTTCAAAGCTTATCGAGTGTTTGACACAAAGGCATTGGTTCTTTAAGGTGCAGCAGATTGGAACCAGGGGCAAGGCAGCTCTTATTGCATTGATCTATCACAAGGGATTGACCCTTTCATGTCAATCAAAGCAGGGAAATACCAGTGGGGAGATAATAAATATAATGACAGTAGATGCTGAGAGGATTGGTGTATTTGGCTGGTATATGCATGATTTATGGTTAGTCATCCTTCAAGTTGGTTTAGCAATGGCAATCTTATATAAAAATTTGGGGCTTGCTTCCATAGCTACATTGGTCACAACTGTTATTGTGATGTTGGTAAACATACCGTTGGGGAAGTTGCAGGAGAATTTTCAAACTAGACTAATGAAATCTAAAGATCATAGAATGAAGGCAACGTCTGAAATATTAAAAAACATGAGGATTCTAAAGCTTCAGGGCTGGGAAATGAGATTTTTGTCAAAAATTGTGGATCTTAGAAATATTGAGGCAGGGTGGTTGAAGAAGTTTGTTTACACTAATTCCATAGTTACTTTTGTTTTTTGGGGTACTCCGACGTTTGTGGCTGTGGTAACGTTTTGTGCATGTATGTTTCTCGGGATCCCACTTGAATCTGGAAAGGTATTGTCTGCTCTTGCAACTTTTAGAATACTTCAGGAGCCTATTTATAATCTTCCAGATACAATATCAGTGATGGTTCAAACTAAAGTTTCACTAGACAGAATTGCGTCATTTCTTTGTCTGGAAGACCTGCAGACGGACATTATAGAGATGTTTGAAAGAGGCAGCTCAAATATTGCAGTTGAGATAGTAAGTGGAATTTTTTCTTGGGATGTATGCTCTCCCAATCCAACATTGAAAGATATCAATTTAAGAGTGTCTCATGGCATGAGGGTTGCTGTCTGTGGTATGGTCGGCTCAGGAAAGTCAAGTTTACTGTCCTGTATCCTAGGGGAAGTGCCAAAGATTTCAGGTGTCATTAAGATGAGTGGAACGAAGGCATATGTTGCTCAGACGCCTTGGATACAGAGTGGAACAATCGTGGACAATATACTGTTCGGAAAGGAGATGGACAGAGTATGGTATGAGAAGGTCCTCGAAGCATGCTGCCTGAAGCCTGATCTTGAAATTCTTTCCTTTGGAGATCAGACAGTAATAGGTGAGAGGGGAATTAATTTAAGTGGGGGACAGAAGCAGAGAATACAAATTGCTCGTGCTCTTTACCAAGATGCAGATATATATCTGTTTGATGATCCATTTAGCGCTGTGGATGCTCATACAGGATCTAAGCTATTCAAG GAGTGCTTACTGGGCCTTTTGGAGTCGAAGACAGTGATTTATGTAACTCATCAAGTTGAGTTTCTACCTGCTGCAGACCTCATCCTG GTTATGAAAGATGGCCGGATTACACAATCCGGAAAATATGTCAAATTACTTGATTCAGGGAATGACTTTATTGAACTTGTGGGTGCACATAAGACAGCTTTATCTGCACTCGACTCTGTAGATGCTGGGCCAGCTTCTAAATCTTCTTATCTCGGTGAGAATAGCAGTACAGGGAGTTTTGAGGCCTCGGAACAGACTGTAGATGTTCAGAGCGCTGAACCACCGGATGAAATAGTAGGATCGAAAGGACAGCTTGTTAATGAAGAAGAAAGGGAGAAAGGGAGAGTGGGTTTCTTAGTCTACTGGAAATATGTGACAACAGCATATCGGGGTGCACTCATACCCGTTATTTTGTTGTCACAAGTTCTTTTTCAAGTACTTCAGATTGGAAGCAATTACTGGATGGCCTGGGCAACTCCTGTGTCAAGGAGTGTGGCTGCTCCAGTTAAAGTTTCTACATTAATAATAGTTTATGTAGCCTTGGCAATTGGAAGTTCTTTTTGCATACTTGGAAGATCCCTATCTCTTGCAATCGCTGGATACAAGACAGCTACACTGCTCTTCTACAAAATGCATGCTTGCATTTTTCGTGCTCCAATGTCTTTCTTTGATTCTACTCCAAGTGGACGCATCATAAATAGA GCATCTACAGACCAGAGCACAATTGATTTGGACATGCCCAATCAAGTTGGTACTTTCGCCTTTTCAGTTATACAACTTCTTGGGATTATTGCAGTAATGTCGCAGGTGGCATGGCAGGTCTTCCTAATTTTCGTTCCCGTTATTGCAATTTGCATTTGGTTACAG CAATATTATCTACCTTCAGCACGTGAGCTGGCCCGTTTAGTTGGAGTGCGTCAAGCTCCAGTTATACAACATTTTTCTGAAACAATCTCAGGATCAACCACGATTAGGAGTTTTGATCAAGAAAGCAGATTCCGGGAAACAAATATGAAACTAATCGATGGAAGCTCCAGGCCAAAGTTTCACAGTTTTAGTGTAAGGGAGTGGCTGACCTTTCGCTTGGATATATTGTCTTCTCTAACATTTGCATTCTCGTTGGTTTTCCTGATCTCTGTTCCTCATGGAACAATAGACCCAA GCATAGCAGGCTTAGCAGTTACTTATGGCCTCAACCTAAACCAGTTACAAGCTTGGGTAATATGGAGCCTCTGTAATCTCGAGAATAAAATCATATCAGTTGAAAGGATGTTCCAATACACTTCCATCCCAAGTGAGCCTCCTCTTATCTTAGAATCAAATAGGCCAGCTGATCACTGGCCATTGTATGGTAAAGTTGATGTCTACAACCTACAg GTTCGATATGCTCCTCATATGCCCCTCGTTTTGAGAGGTCTTACTTGCACCTTTGAAGGAGGGAGAAAGACTGGAATTGTAGGTAGAACCGGAAGTGGTAAATCGACCCTTATACAAACCATATTTCGCATTGTGGAGCCAGCAGCAGGAACAATATCAATTGATGGTACCAACATCTGTTTGATCGGATTACATGATTTACGATCTAGATTAAGCATCATTCCTCAAGATCCAACTATGTTTGAAGGGACACTCCGGAGCAACCTGGATCCTCTTGGAGACTATACCGATGAACAAATTTGGGAG GTTCTCAACAAGTGCCAATTAGGAGATGAAGCAAGCAAGAAGGAAGGCAAGCTTGACTCAACAG TTTCGGAAAATGGGGAGAATTGGAGTGTAGGTCAGAGGCAGTTGGTATGTCTTGGTCGAGTTCTACTTAAGAAAAGCAAAGTATTAGTTCTTGATGAGGCTACTGCATCGGTTGATACAACTACTGATAATATGATTCAGCAAACCCTGAGGGAACACTTCTCAGATTCTACAGTCTTAACTATAGCACATAGAATAACATCGGTGCTTGATAGTGATATGGTCCTTGTGTTAAGTAATG GGCTCCTTGAAGAATACGATTCCCCTACAAAATTGCTGATGAATAAAACATCTTCATTTGCTAAGCTTGTAGCTGAGTACAGTGTAAGATCTAATTCAAGCTTAGAAATTACAGGTGGATGA